Proteins encoded together in one Planctomyces sp. SH-PL14 window:
- a CDS encoding DUF748 domain-containing protein has product MVTNVASRGAAAPASPKEVTRATPPTTGRRKGLLGTLFVGGLGLVLLAFLAPAIVSRTPLRHSVLNWLVPELAPGTQVAAAQFGWLSPVLMNGVIVKDDDGRPLFSAESITSSGSLLDLIQKPDTFGEFIVEKPVVQIIVGPEGSNIDTLRERLAKRPPGGGKAPKAVALKLKDGIIRFSDPAGVKLAELADLNAAYANNPKADPNYDLKLDCRVSHPETQGTVQMAGAVHYDPQTRQSHGAAIDAKLTRLPLDMLQPVLAKPFQLTSLRGLVDVEFRTKLTPQEGGALGADVRLNVPSIALETQRIGDPVPTAFQNKAPLQFAMAGLVDLPKEQATFEGVTLQSEFGNLKLKGTVSDWSGDLVSDLTGDVDYDLRLLLARLPVEMQDDITINGLAVRNITLKGPLKSLSSTYVPLEPAPKPGEAPAADAPAAAPVLPPSISPSVQIGADIAWQSAVLFGVSSENGLLRVFTSDRTLHIDPANVPIGTGRFSARPQIPLDKKPLTAFLGQGPVLEDVETTEEMCRTWLKYISPLMADATAVDGRFSLTMDQAILPLDAPGTGVATGKLQMQEGRVGPGPIADEILQSVGTIVQVAGQRLDPNEMTWMNVPKQEIPFQLKNGRVAHGQTVFIVGGVIVTSQGSIGTQDRSLDLLVEFRLPDEWLSRGPVLAALQGEPLQIKIGGTLDKPHVDNKPLAEFGKRAGVKAAAGLLFKILERRQQRVRGR; this is encoded by the coding sequence ATGGTTACGAACGTTGCCTCCCGCGGAGCCGCGGCCCCTGCCTCACCCAAGGAGGTGACCCGGGCGACCCCTCCGACGACGGGACGGCGTAAGGGGCTGCTGGGGACGCTCTTTGTCGGCGGACTCGGCTTGGTTCTCCTGGCCTTTCTCGCTCCCGCGATCGTCTCCCGGACGCCGCTGCGGCACTCCGTGCTCAACTGGCTCGTTCCGGAACTCGCTCCCGGGACACAGGTCGCGGCGGCGCAGTTCGGGTGGCTCTCTCCGGTCCTGATGAACGGCGTCATCGTGAAGGACGACGACGGCCGTCCCCTCTTCTCGGCCGAGAGCATCACGTCGTCCGGCTCGCTCCTCGATCTCATCCAGAAGCCCGACACGTTCGGCGAGTTCATCGTCGAGAAGCCGGTCGTCCAGATCATCGTCGGCCCCGAGGGCTCGAACATCGACACCCTGAGGGAGCGTCTCGCCAAGCGGCCCCCGGGCGGCGGGAAGGCCCCCAAGGCGGTCGCCCTCAAGCTGAAAGACGGGATCATCCGGTTCTCGGACCCAGCCGGCGTGAAACTGGCCGAGCTGGCGGACCTGAATGCCGCCTACGCGAACAATCCCAAGGCGGATCCGAACTACGACCTCAAGCTCGACTGCCGCGTGAGCCATCCCGAGACCCAGGGGACGGTCCAGATGGCGGGCGCGGTCCATTACGACCCGCAGACCCGGCAGAGCCACGGCGCCGCGATCGACGCGAAGCTGACGCGGCTCCCGCTCGACATGCTCCAGCCGGTGCTGGCGAAGCCCTTTCAGCTGACCTCCCTGCGGGGGCTGGTCGACGTCGAGTTCCGGACCAAGCTGACTCCGCAGGAGGGGGGCGCGCTCGGAGCCGACGTCCGCCTCAACGTCCCCAGCATCGCCCTCGAGACGCAGCGGATCGGCGATCCGGTCCCGACGGCGTTCCAGAACAAGGCCCCGCTCCAGTTCGCGATGGCGGGGCTCGTCGACCTGCCGAAGGAGCAGGCGACGTTCGAGGGGGTCACGCTGCAGTCCGAGTTCGGAAACCTGAAGCTGAAGGGGACCGTGTCCGACTGGAGCGGGGACCTCGTCTCCGACCTGACGGGCGATGTCGATTACGACCTGCGGCTGCTGCTGGCCCGCCTGCCGGTGGAGATGCAGGACGACATCACGATCAACGGTCTCGCCGTGCGGAACATCACGCTCAAGGGACCGCTGAAGTCCCTCAGCAGCACCTACGTTCCCCTGGAGCCCGCTCCCAAACCGGGTGAGGCCCCGGCCGCCGATGCCCCCGCCGCGGCCCCCGTGCTCCCTCCGTCGATCTCCCCCTCCGTTCAGATCGGGGCCGACATCGCCTGGCAGTCGGCGGTCCTCTTCGGCGTCTCCTCGGAGAACGGCCTCCTGCGGGTCTTCACGTCGGACCGGACGCTGCACATCGACCCGGCCAATGTCCCGATCGGGACCGGACGCTTCTCGGCCCGGCCGCAGATCCCGCTCGACAAGAAGCCCCTGACCGCGTTTCTCGGACAGGGACCGGTCCTCGAAGACGTCGAGACGACCGAGGAAATGTGCAGGACGTGGCTCAAGTACATCTCGCCCCTGATGGCGGACGCGACCGCGGTCGACGGACGATTTTCGCTGACGATGGACCAGGCGATCCTGCCGCTCGACGCGCCGGGAACCGGGGTGGCGACCGGAAAACTCCAGATGCAGGAGGGACGGGTCGGCCCGGGCCCCATTGCCGACGAAATCCTCCAGAGCGTCGGAACGATCGTCCAGGTCGCCGGTCAGCGGCTCGATCCGAACGAGATGACCTGGATGAACGTCCCCAAGCAGGAGATCCCGTTTCAGCTCAAGAACGGCCGGGTCGCCCACGGACAGACGGTTTTCATCGTCGGCGGGGTGATCGTCACGAGCCAGGGGTCGATCGGGACGCAGGACCGGTCGCTCGACCTGCTGGTCGAGTTCCGGCTGCCGGACGAATGGCTGAGCCGGGGGCCGGTCCTGGCCGCCCTCCAGGGAGAGCCGCTGCAGATCAAGATCGGCGGAACGCTCGACAAGCCGCACGTCGACAACAAACCGCTGGCCGAGTTCGGCAAGCGGGCGGGGGTCAAGGCGGCCGCCGGCCTGCTGTTCAAGATCCTCGAGCGCCGCCAGCAGCGCGTGCGGGGTCGGTAG
- a CDS encoding proline--tRNA ligase, which yields MRWTKTFIPTLKEDPADAEIPSHKLMLRAGFIRQLMAGAYTYLPLGYRALRKAEAIVRDEMDKAGAVEIFMPALQPIDLFERTGRINSFGNVLIQFNLTRGDRKAHLALGPTHEEVVTDLASKHLNSYRQMPITLYQIQTKFRNEERPRFGILRTSEFLMKDAYSFGANLEDLNTAYQAMYDAYCRIFTRCGVKYLPVEAESGPIGGDASHEFMAPANNGEDKIAYCEASGYAANLERAETGRKPPEIKTADGAAALAKVSTPNVGSIEQVSKLLKCSPTQMLKTLIYVADDKPVAVLLRGDHEANDGKIRRALKATKVELASPAVIQQVTGAPVGFAGPVGIKCPVIADHDVPVIKDAITGANEADAHLTGVNVGRDYQLETTYDLRNAVEGDPCPKSGQPIKFVHGIEIGHVFKLGTKYSTSLGATFLDEKEQRHPIIMGCYGIGVNRILAALAETKHDENGLIWPITIAPYEVVLCPLNVTEPATMEAAEKYYAELKAAGVDVLLDDRDVRPGVKFKDADLIGFPLRVVIGGKGLQAGDVELKWRDQPEAVKVKVDAGVATIAAQVQERKAALVK from the coding sequence GTGCGCTGGACCAAGACGTTCATCCCGACCCTCAAGGAAGATCCCGCGGACGCCGAGATTCCGAGCCACAAGCTCATGCTGCGGGCCGGTTTCATCCGCCAGCTCATGGCCGGCGCCTACACCTACCTGCCGCTCGGCTACCGCGCCCTGCGGAAGGCGGAAGCGATCGTCCGGGACGAGATGGACAAGGCGGGGGCGGTCGAGATCTTCATGCCGGCGCTCCAGCCGATTGATCTCTTCGAGCGGACCGGCCGGATCAACTCGTTCGGCAACGTCCTGATCCAGTTCAACCTCACCCGCGGCGACCGGAAGGCGCACCTGGCGCTCGGGCCGACGCACGAAGAGGTGGTGACCGACCTCGCCTCCAAGCATCTCAACAGCTACCGGCAGATGCCGATCACGCTGTACCAGATCCAGACGAAGTTCCGGAACGAAGAGCGTCCGCGGTTCGGGATCCTCCGGACGAGCGAGTTCCTGATGAAGGACGCTTACAGCTTCGGGGCGAACCTCGAGGACCTCAACACCGCCTATCAGGCGATGTACGACGCCTACTGCCGGATCTTCACCCGCTGCGGCGTGAAGTACCTGCCGGTCGAAGCGGAGAGCGGACCGATCGGCGGCGACGCTTCGCACGAGTTCATGGCTCCGGCCAACAACGGCGAAGACAAGATCGCCTATTGCGAAGCCTCGGGTTACGCGGCGAACCTCGAACGGGCCGAGACCGGCCGCAAGCCCCCCGAGATCAAGACGGCGGACGGCGCCGCGGCGCTCGCCAAGGTCTCGACGCCGAACGTCGGGAGCATCGAGCAGGTCTCGAAGCTGCTGAAGTGCTCGCCGACGCAGATGCTCAAGACGCTGATCTACGTGGCGGACGACAAGCCGGTCGCGGTGCTGCTCCGCGGCGACCACGAGGCCAACGACGGGAAGATCCGCCGCGCCCTCAAGGCGACGAAGGTCGAGCTGGCGAGCCCCGCCGTCATCCAGCAGGTCACCGGCGCGCCGGTCGGCTTTGCCGGGCCGGTCGGGATCAAGTGCCCGGTCATCGCCGACCACGACGTCCCGGTCATCAAGGATGCGATCACCGGCGCGAACGAGGCGGACGCGCACCTGACCGGGGTCAACGTCGGCCGGGACTACCAGCTCGAGACGACCTACGACCTCCGGAACGCCGTCGAAGGGGATCCCTGCCCGAAGAGCGGCCAGCCGATCAAGTTCGTCCACGGGATCGAGATCGGGCACGTCTTCAAGCTGGGGACGAAGTACAGCACCTCGCTCGGCGCGACCTTCCTCGACGAGAAGGAGCAGCGGCACCCGATCATCATGGGGTGCTACGGCATCGGCGTGAACCGGATCCTGGCGGCCCTGGCCGAGACGAAGCACGACGAGAACGGCCTGATCTGGCCGATCACGATCGCTCCGTACGAAGTGGTGCTCTGCCCGCTGAACGTCACCGAGCCGGCGACGATGGAGGCGGCGGAGAAGTACTACGCCGAGCTCAAGGCGGCCGGCGTCGACGTCCTGCTGGACGACCGCGACGTTCGCCCCGGTGTGAAGTTCAAGGACGCCGACCTGATCGGCTTCCCGCTCCGCGTCGTTATCGGCGGCAAGGGCCTGCAGGCGGGGGACGTCGAGCTCAAGTGGCGTGACCAGCCTGAGGCGGTGAAGGTGAAGGTCGACGCTGGCGTGGCGACGATTGCCGCGCAGGTCCAGGAGCGGAAGGCGGCGCTGGTCAAGTGA
- a CDS encoding glycosyltransferase, with product MPIVLNMVSGLLLAVSTVFALVHLLLGIRFVQRVSNYRGRSLSDDECPSALVVLCIRGADPFLERCLQSLFRQNYPRYEVRIVVDSTDDPGWGMVHELIGRMGVSHVSVRALTDRRPNCSLKCSSQLQALQNLQPQHELIAFLDADTVPHPSWIRELAAALQDPQVGAATGGRWYLPSSPSPGAIVRLLWNMPAQVIMALVNIAWGGTLAFRRETFDRLRIVDRWGGALCEDTMTADVLREHGLKMKFVPSLLMINREDSSFRSVCYWISRQLINTRLYHSFWWFVIAHGSTIFLIVYGGALLAGVAAALGDATAARRALLAVVVLQAALLSLFVWLQFWVNKVLRRRGEEANWGSAVVWLTIPFWVVIAQAVNFWALLRAQFSRTVEWRGIIYKIQSPFAIQIVEESQITATRTHSL from the coding sequence ATGCCCATTGTTCTCAACATGGTCTCGGGACTGCTCCTGGCGGTTTCGACCGTGTTTGCCCTGGTTCATCTGCTCCTCGGAATCCGGTTCGTCCAGCGCGTCTCGAATTACCGCGGCCGAAGCCTGTCCGATGACGAATGCCCGTCGGCGCTCGTGGTCCTCTGTATCCGCGGCGCCGACCCGTTCCTCGAGCGCTGCCTCCAGTCGCTGTTCCGGCAGAACTACCCCCGCTACGAAGTCCGGATCGTCGTCGATTCGACGGACGATCCCGGATGGGGCATGGTCCACGAGCTGATCGGCCGGATGGGGGTGAGTCACGTCTCCGTCCGGGCCCTGACCGACCGGCGTCCGAACTGCAGCCTCAAGTGCAGCAGCCAGCTTCAGGCCCTGCAGAACCTTCAGCCGCAGCACGAGCTGATCGCATTCCTCGACGCCGACACGGTCCCGCATCCGTCGTGGATCCGGGAACTGGCCGCGGCCCTGCAGGATCCGCAGGTCGGAGCCGCAACCGGAGGACGATGGTACCTCCCATCGTCCCCCTCGCCCGGAGCGATCGTTCGGCTCCTCTGGAACATGCCGGCCCAGGTCATCATGGCCCTGGTCAACATCGCCTGGGGGGGGACGCTCGCCTTCCGCCGCGAGACGTTCGACCGCCTGCGGATCGTCGACCGCTGGGGGGGAGCCCTGTGCGAGGACACCATGACCGCGGACGTCCTCCGCGAGCACGGCCTGAAGATGAAGTTCGTCCCCTCGCTCCTGATGATCAACCGCGAGGACAGCAGTTTCCGCAGCGTCTGCTACTGGATCTCCCGGCAGCTCATCAACACGCGGCTCTACCACTCGTTCTGGTGGTTCGTCATCGCCCACGGGTCGACGATCTTCCTGATCGTGTACGGAGGGGCCCTGCTGGCCGGCGTCGCGGCGGCCCTCGGCGATGCGACAGCCGCGCGGCGGGCGCTCCTGGCGGTCGTCGTCCTCCAGGCGGCGCTGCTCTCTCTCTTCGTCTGGCTGCAGTTCTGGGTCAACAAGGTCCTGCGGCGCCGCGGCGAAGAGGCGAACTGGGGCTCGGCCGTCGTCTGGCTGACGATCCCGTTCTGGGTGGTCATCGCCCAGGCGGTGAACTTCTGGGCCCTGCTGCGGGCGCAGTTCTCCAGGACCGTGGAGTGGCGGGGGATCATCTACAAGATCCAGTCCCCCTTCGCGATCCAGATTGTCGAAGAGTCGCAGATCACGGCGACGCGGACGCACTCGCTGTGA
- a CDS encoding 3-hydroxyacyl-ACP dehydratase FabZ family protein yields the protein MPSRPEIASLLDLSLMADFPPQYGPEEIRRTNPQRDAMEQLSGVLAMDVPSGWAVGYKDLSSNDFWCPDEPRTLSPGCVETAAQLAVFFLKRSGLFPSVGVFGIGGLGNLRFFNSISAPCRLVVAVRTIDIDPPGAARMEFFAEVNAQPVYSGDLLCVPLDCAAAQRKGLRAGTTRPESKELIGSGL from the coding sequence ATGCCGTCACGACCCGAGATTGCTTCCCTGCTGGACCTTTCCCTGATGGCGGACTTTCCGCCTCAGTACGGCCCCGAAGAGATTCGAAGGACGAATCCGCAGCGGGATGCGATGGAACAGTTGTCCGGGGTCCTCGCGATGGACGTCCCGTCGGGTTGGGCCGTCGGCTACAAGGACCTGTCGTCGAACGACTTCTGGTGCCCCGACGAACCCCGTACGCTGTCGCCCGGGTGCGTCGAGACCGCAGCGCAGCTGGCCGTCTTTTTCCTGAAGCGGTCGGGCCTGTTCCCGAGCGTGGGCGTGTTCGGAATTGGGGGGCTGGGGAACCTGCGGTTCTTCAACAGCATTTCTGCTCCCTGCCGGCTGGTCGTTGCGGTCCGGACGATCGACATCGATCCCCCTGGCGCGGCGCGGATGGAGTTCTTTGCGGAAGTGAACGCTCAGCCTGTGTATTCGGGAGACCTGCTGTGCGTCCCGCTCGACTGCGCTGCGGCACAGCGAAAAGGCCTTCGCGCGGGAACGACTCGGCCGGAGTCGAAGGAACTCATCGGAAGCGGCCTCTAG
- the rpiB gene encoding ribose 5-phosphate isomerase B, translating into MKVAVASDHRGVRVKSQILAQLVELGHEAIDCGPSETASVDYPDYAAKVSRMVGGGTADRGILICGTGMGMCITANKFRGVRAIICHDDVAAEICRRHNDANVMCLSADLMGDRLLGRVVETWLKTEFEGGRHQRRVEKITEIENQVCDVEENAEGTKGSCG; encoded by the coding sequence ATGAAAGTTGCCGTTGCCAGTGACCACCGGGGTGTTCGCGTCAAGAGCCAGATCCTGGCTCAGCTCGTGGAGCTCGGTCATGAGGCGATCGATTGCGGGCCCTCGGAGACCGCAAGCGTCGACTATCCTGACTACGCGGCCAAGGTGTCGCGGATGGTCGGCGGCGGGACCGCGGACCGCGGGATCCTGATCTGCGGGACCGGGATGGGGATGTGCATCACCGCGAACAAGTTTCGCGGCGTGCGGGCCATCATCTGCCACGACGACGTCGCCGCGGAGATCTGCCGCCGGCACAACGACGCCAACGTTATGTGCCTCTCGGCCGACCTGATGGGGGATCGCCTCCTGGGACGCGTCGTCGAGACTTGGCTCAAGACCGAGTTCGAAGGGGGTCGCCACCAGCGCCGCGTTGAGAAGATCACCGAGATCGAGAATCAGGTGTGCGACGTGGAAGAGAACGCCGAAGGGACCAAGGGCTCCTGCGGCTGA
- a CDS encoding Sua5/YciO/YrdC/YwlC family protein, with translation MTQVIDLRHVAAIGELAEDIAAALTAGQLVGLPSETRYLLACSAASADAVERLIAARPEASAEDFALLIPQQESLQDFVTHLPRSTGRLLRRCWPGPVVVRAGSVAGHSFHAFPTATRKLLAEADVPICVPAFPLLRRVAEGMAPPVLTVAARLPTGRTWNDSDGLEVARIHGQDLETVYDSGPPRHPQGPTVIDLTAAGWRLIREGVVPASMMSRLSSLMILFVCTGNTCRSPMAEGLFRRVAADRLGCTVDELADHGFLAQSAGVSAVTGMAAAPETLAILRSASVDLSDHSSQPVTEDLLAQTDYVVAMTAAHLDTLYNEFPEHRPKMRLLSPQRDIGDPIGQGMSVYEACGAEIRQALEAFLDHLIQEREEEASR, from the coding sequence ATGACACAGGTCATTGATCTTCGGCACGTGGCAGCAATCGGCGAACTCGCCGAGGACATCGCCGCTGCGCTGACGGCCGGCCAGCTGGTCGGCTTACCTTCAGAGACCCGGTACCTGCTCGCCTGCTCGGCCGCATCCGCCGACGCGGTCGAACGGCTGATCGCCGCCCGGCCCGAGGCGTCGGCCGAGGACTTCGCCCTGCTGATTCCGCAGCAGGAATCCCTGCAGGACTTCGTGACGCACCTTCCCCGCTCGACCGGGCGGCTCCTGCGGCGGTGCTGGCCGGGGCCGGTCGTGGTGCGGGCGGGCTCCGTCGCCGGCCACTCGTTCCACGCCTTTCCGACCGCCACGCGCAAGCTCTTGGCGGAGGCGGACGTGCCGATCTGCGTCCCGGCCTTTCCTCTTCTGCGGCGCGTCGCGGAAGGAATGGCTCCGCCGGTTCTGACGGTCGCGGCCCGGTTGCCGACTGGCCGGACCTGGAACGATTCCGACGGACTGGAAGTCGCACGAATTCATGGCCAGGACCTGGAAACCGTGTACGATTCCGGTCCCCCGCGACATCCACAGGGGCCGACCGTCATCGATCTGACGGCCGCGGGCTGGAGACTCATCCGCGAAGGGGTGGTCCCCGCCTCCATGATGTCCCGACTCAGCAGCCTCATGATTCTGTTCGTCTGCACCGGAAACACCTGCCGCTCTCCCATGGCCGAAGGGCTCTTCCGGCGCGTGGCAGCGGATCGCCTGGGCTGTACCGTCGACGAACTCGCCGACCACGGGTTCCTCGCGCAGTCCGCCGGCGTTTCGGCCGTGACCGGAATGGCCGCCGCCCCGGAGACCCTGGCCATCCTGAGATCGGCAAGCGTTGATCTGTCTGACCACAGCAGCCAGCCGGTGACGGAAGATCTTCTGGCTCAGACCGACTATGTGGTGGCGATGACTGCCGCCCATCTCGACACGCTGTATAATGAATTTCCGGAGCACCGTCCGAAGATGCGCCTGCTCTCTCCGCAGCGCGACATCGGCGATCCGATCGGACAGGGGATGTCGGTGTACGAGGCCTGCGGAGCGGAGATCCGTCAGGCCCTGGAAGCCTTCCTGGACCACTTGATCCAGGAGAGAGAAGAAGAGGCCTCGCGATAA
- a CDS encoding DUF1552 domain-containing protein produces the protein MALPWLEAMGPRSAFAAPASKSPLRMAFLYVPNGKQMDAWTPAKTGALELTKTLEPLAAVREKITVMTGLAQRKAFANGDGGGDHARALSTFLTGTQAKKTDGADIRAGISIDQIAAQSVGKHTRFPSLEIGCDAGAQSGNCDSGYSCAYSSSISWRSPTQPVPKETNPQYVFERLFTNGRVGETTAQRARRQKYQKSILDFVQEDATRLQTQLGMADRRKLDEYLSAVRELEIRIEKAGKSQGGNLVDRPAPVGIPDSFEEHIQLLGDLMILAFQTDVTRISTFVFSNEGSGRSFSFIGVPEGHHDLSHHESKEEKRNKLKQIDLFHTKQLAYILGKMDGIKEAGGTMLDNTMLVYGSGIGDGNRHNHDDLPIVLAGRAGGRLKGGEHVKFGKEVPLTNLYLTMLDWMGVPCEKLGDSTERLKGMA, from the coding sequence ATGGCCCTTCCGTGGCTCGAGGCGATGGGACCCCGCAGCGCGTTTGCCGCCCCGGCGTCGAAGTCTCCGCTCCGGATGGCGTTCCTCTACGTTCCCAACGGGAAGCAGATGGACGCCTGGACGCCGGCGAAGACCGGCGCCCTGGAACTGACCAAGACGCTGGAGCCGTTGGCCGCGGTTCGGGAAAAGATCACGGTCATGACCGGCCTCGCGCAGCGGAAGGCCTTTGCGAACGGCGACGGCGGCGGAGACCATGCCCGCGCTCTCTCGACGTTCCTCACCGGGACGCAGGCCAAGAAAACCGACGGTGCGGACATCCGCGCCGGTATCTCGATCGACCAGATCGCCGCCCAGTCGGTCGGCAAGCATACGCGTTTCCCGTCGCTTGAAATCGGATGCGACGCGGGGGCCCAGTCGGGCAACTGCGATTCGGGTTACAGCTGCGCCTACTCGTCCAGCATCTCCTGGCGGAGCCCGACGCAGCCGGTCCCGAAGGAGACGAATCCGCAGTACGTCTTCGAGCGGCTGTTCACGAACGGCCGCGTCGGCGAAACGACCGCCCAGCGGGCCCGGCGGCAGAAGTACCAGAAGAGCATCCTCGACTTCGTGCAGGAAGACGCCACCCGTCTCCAGACGCAGCTCGGGATGGCGGACCGCCGGAAGCTCGACGAGTACCTGTCGGCCGTGCGTGAGCTGGAGATCCGGATCGAGAAGGCGGGCAAGTCGCAGGGGGGGAACCTCGTCGATCGTCCCGCTCCGGTCGGGATTCCCGACTCGTTCGAGGAGCACATCCAGCTCCTTGGCGATCTGATGATCCTGGCCTTCCAGACCGACGTGACCCGCATCTCGACGTTCGTCTTCTCGAACGAGGGAAGCGGCCGCAGCTTCAGCTTCATCGGGGTTCCGGAGGGGCATCACGACCTCTCGCACCACGAGAGCAAGGAAGAGAAGCGGAACAAGCTCAAGCAGATCGACCTGTTCCACACGAAGCAGCTGGCCTACATCCTTGGGAAGATGGACGGCATCAAGGAAGCGGGCGGGACGATGCTCGACAACACGATGCTGGTCTACGGCAGCGGTATTGGGGACGGCAATCGCCATAACCATGACGACCTGCCGATCGTCCTGGCCGGGCGTGCTGGTGGCCGTCTCAAGGGGGGCGAGCACGTCAAGTTCGGGAAGGAAGTCCCGCTGACGAATCTCTATCTGACGATGCTGGACTGGATGGGTGTCCCGTGCGAGAAGCTGGGTGACAGCACCGAGCGGCTCAAGGGAATGGCCTGA
- a CDS encoding IS4 family transposase, whose protein sequence is MAWKPQRRSYRHEFIEAIATVFPPQWFSRFSSHGNTGWTPLKIFWVSTIMSWQPQVTLREQFDAACDILREVFPAWTIGDSLSGFLAARVRGLPRMRDPILLRLRQFVAEHLDDWRVRGWAVFGVDGSRFEAPRTTPNEQALGCAGKEGTTPQVFQTTLLHIGTGLPWDFRLGPGTQSERRQLDDMRDNLPPRSLLTADAGFISFELCRWLTRNRHDFVLRVGGNIRLLTGLDGPDLDWAVETEGQTVSLWPTRCRDQPPVVLRLIVVRDDQKRPVSLVTNIHDERALSDEDAAEIYRLRWGLELHYRSLKQTLCHQTLRSRTPEGALAEQTWHVLASWLLQLLTARELIASGSHPANWSAAKARDAVRRLLRRVVHGRPVRRMPSLRDQLCQAVVDRDGRVGPKQIRRWPRPKQDRPPGPPKIQPATREDLQQLQRLRTTLQARS, encoded by the coding sequence ATGGCTTGGAAGCCACAGCGGCGATCGTATCGTCACGAATTCATTGAGGCGATCGCCACGGTCTTTCCCCCACAGTGGTTCAGCCGGTTCTCTTCGCACGGCAACACCGGCTGGACCCCGCTGAAGATCTTCTGGGTCTCCACCATCATGAGCTGGCAGCCCCAGGTGACCCTCCGCGAGCAGTTCGATGCCGCCTGCGACATCCTCCGCGAAGTCTTTCCCGCCTGGACCATCGGCGACTCGCTCTCCGGGTTCCTGGCCGCCCGCGTTCGTGGTCTCCCCCGGATGCGAGATCCGATCCTCCTGCGCCTGCGACAGTTCGTCGCCGAGCATCTGGACGACTGGCGAGTCCGGGGATGGGCGGTCTTCGGCGTCGATGGCTCCCGCTTCGAAGCCCCTCGCACGACGCCCAACGAACAGGCCTTGGGCTGCGCCGGCAAGGAGGGGACCACGCCGCAGGTCTTCCAGACGACACTCCTGCACATCGGAACCGGCTTGCCATGGGACTTCCGTCTGGGGCCGGGGACACAGAGCGAGCGGCGACAGCTGGACGACATGCGGGACAACCTGCCGCCCCGCTCCCTGCTGACCGCCGACGCCGGCTTCATCAGTTTTGAGCTGTGCCGCTGGCTCACCCGGAACCGGCACGACTTCGTCCTGCGGGTGGGAGGAAACATCCGGCTCCTGACCGGCCTGGACGGTCCTGACTTGGATTGGGCGGTCGAGACCGAAGGCCAGACGGTCTCGCTGTGGCCCACCCGCTGCCGCGACCAGCCGCCCGTCGTGTTGCGACTGATCGTCGTTCGCGACGATCAGAAACGACCGGTCTCGCTGGTCACGAACATCCACGACGAGAGGGCGCTGTCCGACGAGGACGCCGCCGAGATCTACCGGCTCCGCTGGGGCCTGGAGCTGCACTATCGCTCGCTCAAGCAGACGCTCTGCCATCAGACGCTGCGGAGCCGCACGCCGGAGGGCGCGCTGGCGGAGCAGACCTGGCATGTCCTGGCGAGTTGGCTACTGCAACTGCTGACGGCTCGGGAACTGATCGCCTCGGGATCGCATCCGGCGAACTGGTCTGCCGCCAAAGCTCGGGACGCCGTCCGCCGTCTGCTTCGTCGAGTCGTCCACGGCCGCCCCGTCCGCCGCATGCCGTCCTTGCGGGACCAGCTTTGTCAGGCCGTGGTGGACAGGGACGGTCGAGTCGGCCCGAAACAGATCCGCCGGTGGCCGAGACCGAAGCAGGACAGGCCGCCCGGCCCCCCGAAAATCCAACCGGCCACCCGAGAAGATCTCCAACAACTCCAACGACTTCGGACCACGTTACAAGCCCGATCATGA